Proteins encoded within one genomic window of Companilactobacillus zhachilii:
- a CDS encoding GNAT family N-acetyltransferase: MAEIEIRPARPEEVEEFWETAYSDPDAEWAKYNGPYFNNKFPSREEFVSVIAYRKWIHDKNHLVVTYDDKIVGSVGAGFEDGRLERWLDIGIIIYRNDLWDKHIGTQALKLFIDYVFGIYDLPHVGLTTWSGNPRMMHVAEKVGMKQEACVRKVRYYNDKYYDSVKYGILRDEWKALKNND, translated from the coding sequence ATGGCGGAAATTGAAATTAGACCAGCTCGTCCCGAAGAAGTGGAAGAGTTTTGGGAAACGGCATATAGTGACCCTGATGCTGAATGGGCTAAATATAACGGCCCTTACTTTAATAATAAATTTCCAAGTCGAGAAGAGTTTGTCAGTGTTATTGCTTATCGGAAGTGGATTCATGATAAGAATCATTTAGTTGTAACTTATGATGACAAAATTGTTGGATCAGTCGGTGCTGGTTTTGAAGATGGTCGATTGGAACGTTGGCTCGATATTGGAATTATCATTTATCGCAATGATTTATGGGACAAACATATTGGAACGCAAGCACTGAAACTATTTATTGATTATGTCTTCGGTATTTATGATTTGCCACACGTTGGTTTGACTACCTGGTCAGGGAATCCTCGGATGATGCATGTCGCTGAAAAAGTTGGCATGAAACAAGAGGCCTGTGTACGTAAAGTTCGTTATTATAATGACAAATATTATGATTCAGTCAAATATGGAATTTTACGGGATGAGTGGAAAGCTTTGAAAAATAATGACTAA
- a CDS encoding glucose PTS transporter subunit IIA, producing MKGTVKMLAPVSGQAIEMTEVHDPMFSEKAMGEGFGIIPNDQTIVAPVSGKVMLVASTKHAIGFSTDDGFEVLVHMGVDTVELNGAPFELFVKEGDTVKAGDTIATMDIDAVKKAGKVTDVIVAITNTAKMVKDIQINKGNVNAGDAVATVEPMAPGEATAKPKGKVDYDQLGKDIVKNVGGVANVENVIHCITRVRFYLKDDNKANDEVIKNMQGVLDVAKAGGQYQVVIGPAVEDVYDAVVKALGPGFGEDSAAPKQEKVVAPKGVWPKTKFYFSALIGVITASMMPIIGLLAASGILKGLLALIVSAKWLSATSSTYMIINAMGDSVFYFLPILVGFTAAKRLGANQIIMGVIGGVLAYPTLVQVATKTSSTAMNINSNFFGIPIHIANYTYSIFPMIAAAWIAAKIEPWLKKHIVMSLRMILSPLLEVFIVSAIIIVIVGPVITLLSSYLAAGIVALLKISPAISGLIIGGLYQCLVIFGLHWAVIPVVASQIATTGHSALNAIVSATMVAQGAAAMAVFVKTKRNIDMKQIAGAATLSAFAGVTEPAMYGINLKYGRIFWTANIGSAVGGLITGLLHVDMWGFAGSLIGFASFINPKGIDGSFTGYLIASAATIIVAFTCTYLFGFKEEDLEKSHAVEKVRLGSREPAAN from the coding sequence ATGAAGGGTACAGTTAAAATGCTCGCTCCAGTTTCTGGGCAAGCAATTGAAATGACTGAAGTTCACGATCCGATGTTTTCTGAAAAAGCCATGGGTGAAGGTTTTGGTATCATACCTAATGACCAAACAATCGTGGCTCCTGTTTCTGGTAAAGTTATGTTAGTAGCATCAACTAAGCATGCCATTGGATTCAGTACGGATGATGGTTTTGAAGTATTGGTTCATATGGGTGTTGATACAGTTGAGTTGAACGGAGCTCCGTTTGAACTATTTGTTAAAGAAGGAGATACCGTTAAAGCTGGTGACACAATTGCCACAATGGATATTGATGCCGTCAAAAAAGCCGGGAAGGTAACAGACGTTATCGTCGCTATCACCAATACCGCTAAGATGGTTAAAGATATTCAAATCAATAAAGGCAATGTTAATGCAGGGGATGCTGTTGCAACAGTTGAACCAATGGCTCCCGGTGAGGCAACTGCTAAGCCCAAAGGCAAAGTTGATTATGATCAACTAGGTAAAGACATTGTGAAGAATGTCGGTGGCGTTGCCAATGTTGAAAATGTTATTCACTGTATTACACGTGTCCGTTTTTATTTGAAAGATGATAACAAAGCAAATGATGAAGTTATCAAGAATATGCAAGGCGTTCTAGACGTTGCTAAAGCTGGTGGACAATACCAAGTTGTTATTGGACCAGCGGTTGAAGATGTTTATGATGCTGTTGTTAAAGCTTTAGGACCAGGTTTCGGGGAAGATTCCGCTGCTCCTAAGCAAGAAAAAGTAGTTGCACCAAAAGGTGTCTGGCCAAAGACAAAATTCTATTTTAGTGCTCTAATTGGTGTTATTACAGCCAGCATGATGCCTATCATTGGTTTGTTAGCTGCTTCAGGTATTTTGAAAGGACTTTTAGCTTTAATTGTTTCAGCTAAATGGCTTTCCGCAACAAGCTCAACGTATATGATCATTAATGCGATGGGTGATTCAGTCTTTTACTTCCTACCAATTCTAGTTGGCTTTACTGCTGCTAAGAGATTAGGCGCTAACCAAATTATTATGGGTGTTATTGGTGGTGTACTAGCATATCCAACACTTGTTCAAGTTGCTACAAAAACAAGTTCTACAGCTATGAATATTAACTCTAATTTCTTTGGTATTCCTATCCACATTGCTAACTATACATATTCAATTTTCCCAATGATCGCTGCAGCTTGGATTGCTGCTAAAATTGAACCATGGCTCAAGAAACATATCGTTATGTCACTACGTATGATTCTTAGTCCATTGCTAGAAGTATTTATTGTCAGTGCTATTATTATCGTCATTGTTGGACCAGTTATTACTTTGCTAAGTTCATACTTAGCTGCTGGTATCGTTGCTCTATTGAAGATCAGTCCAGCTATTTCTGGTTTGATTATTGGTGGTTTGTATCAATGCTTGGTTATTTTCGGTTTGCACTGGGCCGTTATTCCAGTCGTTGCCAGTCAAATCGCCACAACAGGACACAGTGCTTTGAACGCTATCGTTTCAGCAACAATGGTTGCTCAAGGTGCCGCTGCAATGGCTGTCTTTGTTAAAACGAAGAGAAACATTGATATGAAACAAATTGCTGGTGCCGCTACATTGTCAGCCTTCGCTGGTGTTACAGAACCCGCAATGTATGGTATTAATTTGAAGTATGGTCGTATCTTCTGGACTGCTAATATCGGTAGTGCTGTTGGTGGTTTGATCACAGGACTATTGCATGTTGATATGTGGGGCTTTGCCGGTTCATTGATCGGATTTGCTTCATTCATCAATCCTAAAGGTATCGATGGTAGTTTCACAGGTTACTTAATTGCTTCTGCCGCAACAATTATCGTTGCATTCACATGTACATACTTGTTCGGATTCAAAGAAGAAGACCTTGAAAAGAGCCATGCTGTTGAAAAGGTAAGATTAGGTAGTCGTGAACCTGCAGCTAACTAA
- a CDS encoding alpha/beta hydrolase fold domain-containing protein, producing the protein MIKNDYNVELNRLSQIGTTDVPNLKNVQMIIKDRIDTHSYEPIIYDHLKGLSDEPSLPNDLTQLRGGNSHDDISQREYFDVAVDDEYADTLNRHVRYLKIYQKANIDSTKAVIYLHGGAYYGGSPEDTLPFLKLLATKFAGVIYSVDYGIAPENPYPAAIEDVLSVVVAIKDQYQQLSLSGDSAGAAIALSVSQLCHSMGICEVYQHVLFYPTVVHGSDHEGSLWNDRAISINESQRRALHNNYTQFKALDTIMTDFYTDHQKLDLTAPILSPLYADPLNFKHVLVLTGEFDPFRLQDEAFVQKIGMAGCETKYIRYGGLAHAFLNYVDKIPAVEDALNECANVLN; encoded by the coding sequence ATGATTAAAAATGATTATAACGTAGAATTGAATCGTTTAAGTCAAATCGGAACAACTGATGTTCCCAATTTAAAAAATGTTCAAATGATAATTAAAGACCGAATTGATACCCATTCGTATGAACCAATAATTTATGATCATTTGAAAGGTTTATCTGATGAGCCTAGTTTGCCAAATGACTTAACTCAATTGCGAGGCGGTAACAGCCACGACGATATTTCTCAAAGAGAATATTTTGATGTAGCTGTTGATGATGAATATGCTGACACGTTAAATAGACATGTTCGTTATTTAAAAATTTATCAAAAGGCTAACATAGATTCCACTAAAGCCGTAATTTATTTGCACGGTGGGGCATATTATGGTGGTTCACCAGAAGATACTTTACCATTTTTAAAACTTTTAGCCACGAAATTTGCTGGAGTAATTTATAGTGTCGATTATGGCATTGCCCCAGAAAATCCCTATCCAGCAGCAATTGAAGATGTATTGTCAGTAGTAGTTGCTATAAAAGATCAGTATCAACAATTATCCTTATCAGGCGATTCTGCCGGTGCAGCAATTGCTTTGAGCGTCAGTCAATTATGTCATTCAATGGGAATTTGTGAAGTTTATCAACATGTTTTATTTTATCCAACGGTAGTTCATGGATCTGACCATGAAGGTTCACTTTGGAACGATCGGGCGATATCAATTAATGAAAGTCAACGTCGAGCATTGCATAATAATTATACCCAATTCAAAGCGCTCGATACGATTATGACTGACTTTTACACCGACCATCAAAAATTGGATTTAACTGCTCCAATTTTGTCACCACTTTACGCTGATCCCTTGAACTTTAAACATGTATTAGTTTTGACGGGTGAATTCGATCCATTCCGTTTACAAGATGAAGCCTTCGTTCAGAAGATTGGTATGGCGGGATGTGAAACCAAGTATATCCGTTATGGTGGTCTAGCACATGCATTTCTCAATTATGTCGATAAGATTCCGGCAGTTGAGGATGCACTTAATGAGTGTGCCAATGTTTTGAATTAG
- a CDS encoding Cof-type HAD-IIB family hydrolase, with the protein MIKLIALDIDQTLLNSQSEITADTKNSLQKALQQGIKIVLCSGRPLAGVSPYLKEIGITGDEQYVITYNGALVESVSGKILSRQTLDNADYRRIVKYVTEHNMQYYVLGDDSKVYTSNHDINRIAVVQAWENSAGIYVRTPDELPADFEIPKAAIVGEKETLDNYEEPVKKEFADDYYVVRAADNFLELMHKDVNKGSGLTKLTTILNIKPEEVMVFGDEQNDLPMFDFAGTAICMGNGSDLAKAHADYVTDTNDNDGIAKALDKFIFLETYQN; encoded by the coding sequence ATGATTAAATTGATTGCTTTAGATATTGATCAAACATTATTAAACTCACAAAGTGAAATTACTGCCGACACTAAAAATTCTTTACAAAAGGCGTTACAACAAGGTATCAAAATAGTTCTATGTTCTGGACGTCCCCTAGCCGGTGTCAGTCCCTATTTAAAAGAAATTGGCATCACAGGTGACGAACAATACGTCATAACTTACAATGGCGCCTTAGTAGAATCTGTCTCTGGAAAAATTTTATCGCGACAAACGTTAGATAACGCTGATTACCGCCGTATCGTTAAATACGTGACTGAACATAACATGCAATATTATGTTTTAGGCGACGATAGCAAAGTCTATACATCTAATCACGATATTAATCGAATCGCAGTCGTTCAAGCTTGGGAAAACAGTGCTGGAATTTACGTCCGAACACCCGATGAATTACCCGCTGACTTTGAAATTCCTAAGGCCGCAATCGTTGGTGAAAAGGAAACTTTGGATAATTATGAAGAACCAGTAAAAAAAGAATTTGCTGATGATTATTATGTCGTCCGTGCTGCTGACAATTTCTTAGAATTAATGCATAAAGATGTCAATAAAGGTAGCGGTCTAACTAAGTTAACAACGATATTAAATATCAAACCTGAAGAAGTCATGGTCTTTGGTGATGAACAAAATGATTTACCGATGTTTGATTTCGCTGGAACTGCCATCTGCATGGGTAATGGTTCTGATCTTGCCAAAGCACACGCTGACTATGTAACAGATACCAACGACAATGACGGCATTGCCAAAGCTTTGGACAAATTTATTTTTTTAGAAACTTATCAAAATTGA
- a CDS encoding sugar O-acetyltransferase: MRTEKEKMLAGDLYIAHDPELRKDFEKAKELVREFNHTTEHQPEERQRIIKNLFKKSGKGVYLEPPFYTDYGCNTVVGDNFYANYECIILDIANVTIGDNVLFGPRVGIYTAGHPIDAVIRNEAFEYGKPVTIGDNVWIGANVVINPGVKIGNNVVIGSGAIVTKDIPDDVIAVGNPCRVLRKINDEDKKYWEAEKQRYYEN, encoded by the coding sequence ATGCGTACGGAAAAAGAAAAGATGTTAGCTGGAGATTTGTACATTGCTCATGATCCCGAGTTACGTAAGGATTTTGAAAAGGCTAAGGAATTAGTCCGAGAGTTCAATCATACAACTGAACATCAACCTGAAGAGCGCCAACGAATCATTAAGAATTTATTTAAAAAGAGTGGTAAAGGTGTTTACTTGGAGCCACCATTTTATACCGACTATGGCTGTAATACCGTTGTGGGTGATAATTTTTATGCTAATTATGAATGTATTATTTTAGACATTGCCAACGTAACAATTGGCGATAATGTGCTGTTTGGGCCTCGAGTGGGTATTTATACAGCAGGACATCCGATCGATGCAGTTATTCGCAACGAAGCATTTGAATATGGTAAGCCAGTTACGATTGGTGATAACGTTTGGATCGGTGCCAATGTGGTAATTAATCCGGGTGTAAAAATTGGTAATAATGTTGTTATCGGGTCAGGCGCTATCGTAACTAAAGATATTCCTGATGATGTGATTGCTGTCGGTAATCCTTGTCGAGTTTTACGTAAAATCAATGATGAAGATAAGAAGTATTGGGAAGCAGAAAAGCAACGTTATTATGAAAATTAA
- a CDS encoding DNA alkylation repair protein yields the protein MLLDLKNLAWSKTDYQKFLVELDSLSDEKYRARAQKIVPTTYDLLGISMGQLKSIGKEISQGNPQEFLKVVGSENYEVIIVEGFVISNLKLSLLEFETYCDAYLAKVNAWSICDMVVHFKQVKKFLPEFLDKVKEYLQSDNFWLQRTGLVFLLKFYNINEYRAEMLRLASAINSEEYYVQMAQAWLFSTAFPYDQEKYIK from the coding sequence ATGTTATTAGATTTAAAGAATTTGGCTTGGTCTAAGACTGATTATCAAAAATTTTTAGTAGAATTAGATAGTTTAAGTGATGAAAAATATCGGGCACGAGCCCAAAAAATTGTTCCAACAACATATGACCTCTTAGGCATTTCTATGGGGCAACTAAAGTCGATTGGAAAAGAAATCAGCCAGGGTAATCCGCAAGAATTCTTGAAAGTCGTTGGCTCAGAGAACTATGAAGTTATCATTGTTGAAGGTTTTGTTATTAGTAATTTAAAATTATCGCTATTGGAATTTGAAACTTACTGTGATGCTTATTTAGCAAAAGTTAATGCTTGGTCAATTTGTGATATGGTAGTTCATTTTAAGCAAGTAAAGAAATTTTTGCCAGAATTTTTGGATAAGGTTAAAGAATATTTGCAAAGTGATAATTTCTGGTTACAACGAACGGGATTAGTCTTTCTACTGAAGTTTTATAATATCAATGAATATCGAGCTGAAATGTTAAGATTAGCTTCGGCAATAAATAGTGAAGAATATTATGTCCAAATGGCACAAGCCTGGTTATTCTCCACGGCTTTTCCGTATGACCAAGAAAAATATATCAAATAA
- the gntK gene encoding gluconokinase, with protein sequence MDYMLGVDIGTTSTKSVLYDMKGQVVAYANAGYKLYQDIPDMAEEDPDDILDAVVEVMGQVIRKAKAQASEIKGVSFSSAMHSLILMDKNDQPLTRAITWADNRAAKYSDELKSNGLGAEIYAKTGTPIHPMAPLSKILWLRHERPDLFKQTKKFIDLKTYVFFKLFGVYKMEYSIASATGMFNIFKLDWEPQALELLQITREQLPELVEPTAAITGLKNQYSDILGISSKTPFIFGASDGVLSNLGVNAIDPGVVAVTIGTSGAVRVVVDKPVVDPDGKLFCYALTKDKWVVGGPVNNGGIVFRWVKDQLFAPERITAEQMQVSTYDILTQIAEKIPAGSDGLLFHPYLGGERAPIWDAYARGSYFGLTRKHTRAHMVRAALEGIVYNLYVVMLTIEKITGKPKRIQATGGFARSSLWRQMLADIFEQPVTIPESFESSCLGAAVLGMYALGYVDDLSAVKSMIGVTNVHQPNPNNFEVYRELLPIWIRLSEILEPEYKEIAEFQKKHSN encoded by the coding sequence ATGGATTATATGCTTGGGGTCGATATCGGCACGACTAGCACTAAAAGTGTACTTTATGATATGAAGGGACAAGTCGTGGCTTACGCGAATGCCGGTTATAAGTTATATCAAGATATTCCAGATATGGCTGAAGAGGATCCGGATGACATTTTAGATGCAGTTGTTGAGGTCATGGGTCAAGTTATTCGCAAAGCTAAGGCACAAGCTTCTGAAATTAAAGGCGTATCTTTTTCTTCCGCCATGCATAGTCTTATTTTGATGGACAAAAATGACCAACCATTAACTAGAGCAATTACCTGGGCCGATAATCGGGCTGCTAAATATAGTGATGAATTGAAATCAAATGGATTGGGCGCGGAAATTTATGCCAAAACCGGTACTCCGATTCACCCCATGGCTCCTTTATCAAAGATTCTGTGGCTGCGGCATGAACGTCCCGATTTATTCAAGCAGACAAAGAAGTTTATTGATTTAAAGACATATGTCTTTTTCAAACTTTTTGGTGTCTATAAGATGGAATATTCAATTGCCTCGGCAACTGGGATGTTCAATATTTTTAAATTAGATTGGGAACCACAAGCCTTAGAGTTATTGCAAATTACTAGGGAACAATTACCCGAGTTAGTGGAACCAACAGCCGCGATTACCGGTTTGAAAAATCAATATAGTGATATATTAGGTATTTCGTCCAAGACCCCCTTTATTTTTGGAGCGAGTGACGGAGTTTTATCTAATTTAGGAGTCAATGCAATCGATCCTGGTGTAGTTGCGGTAACAATTGGGACCAGTGGAGCCGTGAGAGTAGTTGTCGATAAACCAGTAGTCGACCCTGATGGAAAATTATTTTGTTACGCTTTGACAAAAGATAAGTGGGTCGTCGGTGGTCCAGTTAATAATGGTGGTATCGTCTTTCGTTGGGTCAAAGATCAATTGTTTGCGCCAGAACGAATTACAGCCGAACAAATGCAAGTTTCTACCTATGATATTTTGACGCAAATAGCTGAGAAAATCCCGGCGGGTTCAGATGGACTGTTATTTCATCCTTACTTAGGTGGTGAAAGAGCTCCAATTTGGGATGCTTATGCACGTGGTTCATATTTTGGGTTGACCCGTAAGCATACTCGAGCACATATGGTTAGAGCAGCTTTGGAGGGAATAGTCTATAATTTATATGTTGTGATGTTGACGATTGAAAAGATTACCGGTAAACCTAAAAGAATTCAGGCTACTGGAGGGTTTGCTCGTTCATCATTATGGCGCCAAATGTTGGCCGATATTTTTGAACAACCTGTGACAATACCTGAAAGTTTTGAAAGCTCATGTTTGGGTGCTGCTGTTTTGGGGATGTATGCGCTAGGTTACGTGGATGATTTATCAGCCGTTAAAAGTATGATTGGTGTGACTAATGTGCATCAACCTAATCCAAATAATTTTGAAGTTTATCGTGAATTATTACCAATTTGGATTCGACTATCTGAAATTTTAGAACCGGAATACAAAGAAATAGCCGAATTTCAAAAAAAACATAGTAATTAA
- a CDS encoding Cof-type HAD-IIB family hydrolase, with protein MTIKLVATDMDGTFLTDDKHFDKERFSHVYDYMTKNGITFVSASGNQYYQLKDFFKDFPKTLFVAENGALVGSHDKIYKTDTFSHDVVQKTIKVLNSLDDVQSIVCGEKSAYIAKNVTPEFAKMSKFYFPEITSVDKLEDVTDNILKFSINCPPDETEAYMEKLADMIGPTVSVVTSGHGDIDVIRADVNKATGLDYLSDKLNIEPEEMCAFGDGGNDLEMLRYVGHGVAMKNASPIVHETAPFETVDNNQQGVIQHLEELFEI; from the coding sequence ATGACAATAAAGCTAGTTGCAACAGATATGGACGGTACTTTTTTAACTGATGACAAGCATTTCGATAAAGAACGCTTTAGTCATGTTTATGACTATATGACTAAAAATGGTATTACTTTTGTCTCTGCCAGTGGTAATCAATATTATCAATTAAAGGATTTCTTCAAAGACTTCCCTAAGACTCTTTTCGTTGCGGAAAATGGTGCTTTAGTTGGTAGTCATGACAAAATTTATAAGACCGATACTTTTTCTCACGATGTCGTTCAAAAGACTATCAAGGTTTTAAACAGTCTTGACGATGTTCAATCAATCGTCTGTGGTGAAAAGTCCGCTTATATTGCCAAAAATGTAACACCTGAATTTGCTAAAATGAGTAAATTTTATTTTCCTGAAATCACTAGTGTCGATAAACTAGAAGATGTGACTGACAATATTTTGAAATTCTCAATCAACTGTCCTCCTGATGAAACTGAAGCATATATGGAAAAATTAGCCGATATGATTGGACCAACTGTCTCAGTCGTAACAAGCGGTCATGGCGATATCGACGTTATCAGAGCTGACGTAAACAAAGCAACTGGTTTAGATTACTTATCCGATAAATTAAATATTGAACCAGAAGAAATGTGTGCTTTCGGTGACGGTGGTAACGACTTAGAAATGTTACGCTATGTTGGACATGGCGTGGCAATGAAAAATGCTTCCCCAATTGTTCATGAGACTGCTCCTTTTGAAACCGTTGATAATAATCAACAAGGGGTTATCCAACATTTGGAAGAATTATTTGAAATTTAA
- a CDS encoding ROK family protein: MKTDTRLSARQQNLQIILNLLDENDQLSAKELSNLTGLSIVSINKLLDILISNTEIITIDYLNTRGRRAKIYKLNYTAYHLGIVQLVETGENIKSTYFLTDLSGKVLFKKFNDRPITSVEQLTKFIKQQTLNDQPAKIIIGVPGAELQGYLQISDIESLKGINLSQAIETATNIKTLVINDANASTFGAATELKENRNIAVGIYLPNNFAPGVGIVINNRLINGADGLAGEIEYSTIDNQLPITQQIIQHVQNIISFLDPNLIIVYAEKLNLSNLQVDQIKQTIQRNLPLHEKYQIDFERSFEQDYRIGLAIIGRHNILKNIITN; encoded by the coding sequence TTGAAAACAGATACCAGACTATCCGCCCGCCAACAAAATCTTCAAATCATTTTAAACTTGTTGGACGAAAATGATCAGCTATCAGCCAAAGAATTATCCAATCTGACTGGACTTAGTATTGTCAGTATCAATAAATTGCTCGATATTTTGATTTCTAATACTGAAATTATTACGATTGATTACCTCAATACCCGCGGCCGTCGAGCTAAAATCTATAAATTAAACTACACAGCTTATCACTTAGGCATCGTCCAATTAGTTGAAACTGGTGAAAATATTAAGTCTACTTATTTTTTAACTGACTTAAGTGGCAAAGTTCTTTTTAAGAAGTTCAATGACCGACCAATAACTTCAGTTGAACAATTAACTAAATTCATTAAACAACAAACACTTAACGATCAGCCTGCAAAAATTATTATTGGTGTCCCAGGAGCCGAATTACAAGGTTATTTGCAGATTAGTGACATTGAATCACTCAAGGGAATTAATTTATCCCAAGCCATTGAAACAGCTACAAATATTAAGACGTTAGTTATTAATGACGCCAACGCTAGTACTTTCGGAGCTGCTACCGAGTTAAAAGAAAATCGCAATATTGCTGTTGGAATTTATTTGCCAAACAACTTTGCTCCAGGTGTAGGCATCGTTATTAATAATCGTCTCATTAACGGTGCCGATGGACTTGCTGGTGAAATTGAATATAGTACCATCGACAATCAATTACCCATTACCCAGCAAATAATTCAACATGTCCAAAATATTATTAGTTTTTTGGACCCTAATTTAATTATCGTCTATGCAGAAAAGCTCAATCTGTCTAATCTACAAGTCGACCAAATTAAACAAACGATTCAAAGAAATTTACCGTTACATGAAAAATATCAAATCGATTTCGAGCGTAGCTTTGAACAAGATTATCGAATTGGACTCGCGATAATTGGGCGACATAACATTTTGAAGAATATTATCACCAATTGA
- a CDS encoding glycosyl hydrolase family 65 protein, translated as MPKQWNEIAFNIDFKGVNYAFQVTADGVTITTDHDTEVIFMGKKLPLRASQQIQLTC; from the coding sequence ATGCCAAAACAATGGAACGAAATTGCCTTCAATATAGACTTCAAAGGAGTCAATTACGCCTTCCAAGTAACAGCCGATGGCGTAACAATCACCACTGACCACGACACAGAAGTTATCTTCATGGGCAAGAAATTACCATTAAGAGCTAGCCAACAAATTCAACTTACTTGTTAA
- a CDS encoding MATE family efflux transporter, translating to MIDLTHGKPMKVIFLYTIPLLLGNFFQQFYSFIDTLIVGKTISVDALASVGATGGLTGLVIGFAQGMTSGLTILTARKYGANDERGVRQSFASGIIISVCIAVIFTVLALLIAYPLLVAMQTPKVLIHDSFIFLEIIFAGIFSFVGFDFLGNTMRALGDSRVPLFFLIVSTVLNILLELFFILYLHMGVAGAGLATVVAQTITFIILYFYIRRHIPYLILTRSDFRIDKAEIKELLQISLPMGFQSSIIAIGSIILQVMLNTLGANAVAAYTVAGRVEQIATLPAFSFGLALVNYTAQNLGAKKFHRILQGVKDGIIISVSASAIIGAFLIFFGRGISHLFMNGSQNAVLHLVQIYYYFNGSSYFILSILFIVRYTLQGLGNQKAPTIAGVAELLMRVFAGIVLIRLFGFYGAAMANPLAWIGSVLVLVSTWRMELKKLRNLKNVLGEDESLE from the coding sequence ATGATAGATCTAACTCATGGAAAACCTATGAAGGTCATATTTCTGTATACGATTCCTTTACTATTAGGTAACTTTTTCCAACAATTTTACAGTTTTATTGATACCTTAATTGTTGGGAAAACAATCAGCGTTGATGCTCTGGCGAGTGTTGGTGCAACTGGGGGACTGACCGGTTTAGTTATCGGTTTTGCACAAGGTATGACGAGTGGTTTAACTATTTTGACTGCCCGAAAATACGGTGCCAATGATGAACGCGGGGTTCGACAAAGTTTTGCATCGGGGATTATCATTTCCGTTTGCATTGCCGTAATTTTTACCGTACTTGCGCTTTTGATTGCTTATCCTTTACTTGTAGCGATGCAAACACCAAAAGTATTGATTCATGATTCATTTATCTTTTTGGAAATTATCTTTGCAGGAATATTTTCTTTTGTTGGTTTTGATTTTCTTGGAAACACTATGCGAGCACTGGGCGATTCTCGAGTACCACTCTTCTTTTTGATTGTAAGTACAGTCTTGAATATTTTGTTAGAATTATTTTTCATCCTTTACTTACACATGGGAGTCGCTGGAGCCGGATTAGCAACCGTTGTAGCGCAAACGATTACCTTTATAATTTTATATTTTTACATTCGACGTCATATTCCGTATTTAATTTTGACCAGAAGTGATTTTCGAATTGATAAAGCTGAAATTAAAGAATTACTCCAAATCAGCTTGCCAATGGGTTTCCAATCTTCAATCATTGCCATTGGTTCAATTATTTTACAAGTTATGTTGAATACACTTGGTGCTAATGCCGTGGCTGCGTATACTGTTGCCGGAAGAGTTGAACAAATTGCTACCTTGCCTGCCTTTAGTTTTGGACTAGCATTGGTAAATTACACAGCTCAAAACTTAGGCGCAAAGAAATTCCACCGGATTCTCCAAGGAGTCAAAGATGGAATCATTATCTCCGTCTCAGCTAGTGCCATTATCGGTGCTTTCTTGATCTTCTTTGGACGCGGTATTTCACACTTGTTCATGAATGGTAGCCAAAACGCCGTTTTACATCTAGTGCAAATTTACTATTACTTCAACGGTTCAAGTTATTTCATACTCTCAATCCTATTTATTGTCAGATATACCCTACAAGGTCTGGGCAATCAAAAAGCCCCTACCATTGCTGGTGTTGCTGAACTTTTGATGAGAGTCTTTGCAGGTATCGTCTTAATCAGACTATTTGGTTTCTATGGAGCTGCCATGGCCAACCCACTAGCTTGGATAGGATCCGTGCTAGTCCTTGTAAGCACTTGGCGTATGGAACTTAAGAAACTCAGAAATCTCAAGAACGTTTTAGGTGAAGACGAAAGTTTAGAATAG